The proteins below come from a single uncultured Fusobacterium sp. genomic window:
- a CDS encoding LemA family protein: protein MIVLLIILVIVILLILIGIGYQNKFVKLHERVKNAWSQIDVQLQKRFDLIPNLVEVVKGYASHEKETLERVIAARTHYTTAGTVDEKIQASGELGSVLSRLMMVSESYPDLKANTNFIDLQNQLKDIENKIGFARQFYNDTVTSYNQAIKMIPGNIFAGMFNFKEEPLFKVDMEVREAPKVKF from the coding sequence ATGATAGTTTTATTAATTATTTTAGTGATAGTTATACTTTTAATTTTGATAGGAATAGGTTATCAAAATAAGTTTGTAAAATTACATGAGAGAGTAAAAAATGCTTGGAGTCAAATAGATGTGCAGTTACAAAAAAGATTTGATTTGATTCCTAATTTGGTAGAAGTAGTAAAAGGCTATGCTTCTCATGAAAAAGAAACTTTAGAGAGAGTAATAGCAGCTAGGACACATTATACAACAGCAGGAACAGTAGATGAGAAGATTCAAGCTAGTGGAGAATTAGGAAGTGTATTAAGTAGACTTATGATGGTATCTGAAAGTTATCCTGATTTAAAAGCTAATACAAATTTTATTGATTTACAAAATCAGTTAAAAGATATTGAAAATAAAATAGGTTTTGCACGTCAGTTTTATAATGATACAGTAACTTCATACAATCAAGCAATAAAAATGATACCTGGTAATATTTTTGCTGGAATGTTCAATTTTAAAGAAGAACCATTATTTAAAGTAGATATGGAAGTAAGAGAAGCTCCTAAAGTTAAGTTTTAA
- a CDS encoding DUF2207 domain-containing protein yields MLKRVVIVFLFLSSIIFGRTAYRIDTLDIIADIQRDGSIQVEERVRYDIESINGILYNIDALGYGKLTNLQIFYQEDGELKEAQNNLRPSTGNYTLNLDDGVYKIKLYAPGRNEKKDFIFTYTLTKGVTVYRDIAQLNRKMVGKDWQSSIKNINVKIRLPEWVNKKDIYAFGHGPLTGNIEIVNGQEINYSLTDYRPGEFLEVNLLFPKDILTNFNPMLVKNEKALKRILTMEENLAKEANEIRRQAVVKVIIGKIVLGVLVLWWVFLVILIYKKNRKRYKVENEYGEYFRELPDDYSPAVAGTLLSRNLYPGSKELFATLLNLVRKGYLKLEEEEKRITLILREDNKIGLSEEEKFVLDWYIRKLGDGEKVVLEEIETLVKGRNEAREFNSNYERWKTIVYSDMLAKGLKLDKKDKFSISLGGTTGIFYFIGGGFLTTYFQNLYFLALTFMGFFLIPYTLSSKRPSLEKEKAISRWEAFKKFLVDYSNLEEAKLASLELWEHYFVYAVALGVAEKVAKGYKKIMSEKGEDSVVIRSGYRNSSLMSMYLYSNRFKNIERSTNSVVQRSIESVARSNRSSTGGRGGGFSGGSSGGGGGRSGGGAF; encoded by the coding sequence ATGTTAAAAAGAGTAGTGATAGTTTTTCTTTTTCTCTCTTCTATTATTTTTGGAAGAACAGCTTATAGGATAGATACTTTGGATATTATAGCTGATATTCAAAGAGATGGAAGTATTCAAGTTGAAGAGAGAGTTCGTTATGATATAGAGAGTATAAATGGAATTTTATATAACATAGATGCTTTAGGTTATGGAAAATTAACTAATTTACAAATATTTTACCAAGAAGATGGAGAACTAAAAGAAGCTCAAAATAATTTACGACCTTCAACAGGAAATTATACATTAAATTTAGATGATGGAGTGTATAAAATTAAATTATATGCTCCTGGAAGAAACGAAAAGAAAGATTTTATATTTACTTATACATTGACTAAAGGAGTCACTGTTTATAGAGATATTGCTCAATTGAATAGAAAAATGGTAGGAAAAGATTGGCAAAGCTCTATAAAAAATATAAATGTAAAGATAAGATTGCCAGAATGGGTGAATAAAAAGGATATTTATGCTTTTGGTCATGGTCCTTTAACAGGAAATATTGAAATAGTAAATGGACAAGAGATAAACTATAGTTTAACAGATTATAGACCAGGGGAGTTTTTAGAAGTAAACTTACTTTTTCCTAAAGATATCTTAACTAATTTTAATCCAATGTTAGTGAAAAATGAAAAAGCTTTAAAAAGAATTTTAACTATGGAAGAGAACTTAGCAAAAGAAGCAAATGAAATAAGAAGACAAGCTGTTGTTAAAGTTATTATTGGAAAAATAGTTTTAGGAGTTTTAGTACTTTGGTGGGTATTTTTAGTAATATTAATATACAAAAAAAATAGAAAAAGATATAAAGTAGAAAATGAATATGGAGAATATTTTAGAGAACTGCCAGATGATTATTCTCCAGCAGTTGCAGGAACACTTTTATCTAGAAATCTCTATCCAGGAAGTAAGGAGCTTTTTGCTACTCTTTTAAACTTAGTTAGAAAAGGATATTTGAAATTAGAAGAGGAGGAAAAAAGAATAACTTTAATATTAAGAGAGGATAATAAAATAGGACTTAGTGAGGAAGAAAAGTTTGTTTTAGATTGGTATATTAGAAAATTGGGAGATGGTGAAAAAGTAGTTTTAGAAGAGATAGAAACTTTAGTAAAAGGAAGAAATGAGGCTAGGGAATTTAATAGCAATTATGAAAGATGGAAAACTATTGTATATTCTGATATGTTAGCTAAAGGATTAAAACTAGATAAAAAGGATAAGTTTTCTATAAGTTTAGGGGGAACAACTGGAATATTCTATTTTATAGGTGGAGGATTTTTAACTACATATTTTCAAAATCTATATTTTTTAGCTTTAACATTTATGGGATTTTTTTTAATACCTTATACTTTATCAAGTAAAAGACCTAGTTTAGAAAAAGAAAAAGCTATTTCAAGATGGGAAGCTTTTAAAAAGTTTTTAGTTGATTATAGTAATTTAGAAGAAGCAAAACTTGCTTCTTTAGAGTTATGGGAACATTATTTTGTATATGCTGTAGCTTTAGGTGTAGCAGAAAAAGTTGCTAAGGGTTACAAAAAAATTATGTCTGAAAAAGGAGAAGACTCAGTAGTTATTAGAAGTGGATATAGAAATAGCTCTTTGATGAGTATGTATTTATATAGTAATAGATTTAAAAATATAGAGAGAAGTACTAATAGTGTTGTTCAAAGATCTATTGAAAGTGTAGCAAGATCTAATCGTTCTTCAACTGGAGGAAGAGGTGGAGGATTTAGTGGTGGTTCTTCTGGTGGAGGAGGAGGCCGTAGTGGCGGTGGAGCTTTTTAG
- a CDS encoding carboxypeptidase M32: protein MEKNLKLFREKIREKKMIEGALEVLQWDLETVAPKKGKENLAQIVGYLSMKEYELTTSKEFEDCVEILKENIEKLNEIEKKEIEELAEDIEKMKKIPPYEYQDYSELIARTQGIWEEAKIENNYEKYRDSLKKIVEYTIKFANYHKKDEKNLYDVILKDYEKGMTTEKLDEFFSMLKKEIVPLLKKIKEKGNPKKQLLQKTKIENQKKFNRFIGEYLGFDFDRGVGAESEHPFTMNITKNDVRLTTKYMEDNPMSAIFSTIHETGHGIYEQQIRDNLQGTILASGGSMGIHESQSRFYENILGRDIHFWKNIYKKAQEFMPFLEKISLEDFYKEINLVEPSLIRTEADELTYSLHIMVRYEIEKGLLTNELNIDDLPKIWKEKMNEYLGVIPTTDSEGIMQDVHWAAGLIGYFPSYALGSAYAAQIYNTMKKEIDVDNILETGELFKIKEWLGNKIHKYGKLKETPEIIKEVTGEELNPRYYIEYLKEKYTKIYNL, encoded by the coding sequence ATGGAGAAAAATTTAAAATTATTTAGAGAAAAAATAAGAGAGAAAAAAATGATTGAAGGAGCATTAGAAGTGTTACAATGGGATTTAGAAACAGTAGCTCCTAAGAAAGGAAAAGAAAATTTAGCTCAAATTGTTGGATATTTAAGTATGAAAGAGTATGAGTTAACAACTTCAAAAGAGTTTGAAGATTGTGTAGAGATATTGAAAGAGAATATTGAGAAATTAAATGAAATTGAGAAAAAAGAGATAGAAGAATTAGCAGAGGACATTGAGAAAATGAAGAAAATTCCTCCATATGAGTACCAAGATTATTCTGAATTAATAGCAAGAACTCAAGGAATTTGGGAAGAAGCAAAAATTGAAAATAATTATGAAAAATATAGAGATAGCTTAAAAAAAATAGTTGAATATACTATAAAATTTGCTAATTATCATAAAAAAGATGAGAAAAATTTATATGATGTAATTTTAAAAGATTATGAAAAAGGTATGACAACAGAAAAATTAGATGAATTTTTTTCTATGTTAAAAAAAGAGATAGTTCCACTATTGAAAAAAATAAAAGAGAAGGGAAATCCTAAAAAACAACTTTTACAAAAAACAAAAATTGAAAATCAAAAGAAATTTAATAGATTTATTGGAGAATATTTAGGATTTGATTTTGATAGAGGAGTAGGAGCAGAGAGTGAACATCCATTTACTATGAATATCACTAAAAATGATGTAAGACTTACCACTAAATATATGGAAGATAATCCTATGTCAGCTATATTTAGTACAATTCATGAAACTGGACATGGAATATATGAACAACAGATTAGAGATAACTTACAAGGAACTATTCTTGCAAGTGGTGGTTCTATGGGAATACATGAATCACAATCAAGATTTTATGAAAATATTTTAGGAAGAGATATTCATTTTTGGAAAAATATTTATAAAAAAGCTCAAGAGTTTATGCCATTTTTAGAAAAAATATCATTGGAAGATTTTTATAAAGAGATAAACCTTGTTGAACCATCATTAATTAGAACAGAAGCAGATGAACTTACATATTCATTACATATTATGGTGAGATATGAGATAGAAAAAGGATTATTAACTAATGAGTTAAATATAGATGATTTACCTAAAATATGGAAAGAAAAAATGAATGAATATTTAGGAGTTATTCCAACTACAGATAGTGAAGGGATAATGCAAGACGTACATTGGGCAGCAGGACTTATAGGGTATTTTCCATCATATGCTTTAGGAAGTGCTTATGCAGCTCAAATTTATAATACAATGAAAAAAGAAATTGATGTAGATAATATTTTAGAAACTGGAGAACTATTCAAAATAAAAGAATGGTTAGGAAACAAAATTCATAAATATGGTAAATTAAAAGAAACTCCTGAAATAATAAAAGAAGTGACAGGGGAAGAGCTAAATCCAAGATATTATATAGAATATTTAAAAGAGAAGTACACTAAGATATATAATCTATAG
- a CDS encoding thermonuclease family protein codes for MRKLLTLILSIVFSIFSFAIDGYVVKVSDGDSFFMKQNGKKIRVRMYGIDAPELKQKHGKESKKYLEELILGKKVELKVLYEDNYGRKVSKVYYRDREINLEMLRSGNAWFYEYHAKKEKEYRKAYEKAKKEKLGIWSEKNPQNPRDFRIKHKRNG; via the coding sequence ATGAGAAAATTGTTAACATTAATATTGAGCATAGTTTTTTCAATTTTTTCTTTTGCTATAGATGGTTATGTAGTAAAAGTTTCTGATGGAGATAGTTTTTTTATGAAACAGAATGGGAAAAAAATTAGAGTTAGAATGTATGGAATAGATGCTCCAGAGTTAAAGCAGAAACATGGAAAAGAGTCAAAAAAATATTTAGAAGAGCTAATATTAGGAAAAAAAGTTGAATTAAAAGTTTTATATGAAGATAATTATGGAAGAAAAGTATCTAAAGTTTACTATAGAGATAGAGAGATTAATTTAGAGATGTTAAGAAGTGGGAATGCATGGTTTTATGAATATCATGCTAAAAAGGAAAAGGAATATAGAAAAGCTTATGAAAAGGCAAAAAAAGAAAAATTAGGAATTTGGAGTGAAAAAAATCCTCAAAATCCAAGAGATTTTAGAATAAAACATAAAAGAAACGGATAA
- a CDS encoding mechanosensitive ion channel domain-containing protein → MNYINDFLKEVFQKLGDKKIFVNFTVELIFIIIKLIICVFLYYVAIKFIKKLTPFLKPKKVEDKIVDQSLKSFLRSILNVGIHASLITLCLLILGVKESSLLAFFGTLGIGVGLALKDNLSNLAAGIIILIFKTYKVGDEVNIDDETGYIYDIDIFSTTIRTHNNDLVIIPNGIVVSNKIINYTKTPTRRLKFIVGISYNADIDEARKVLEELLRSNPLVLSEPEVYSHVDSYGDSSINIALKGWVNNDNYWTVYKETLNGIKKTLDKVNIEIPFPQMDVNIKKD, encoded by the coding sequence ATGAACTATATTAACGATTTTTTAAAAGAGGTATTTCAAAAATTAGGTGATAAAAAAATATTTGTTAATTTTACAGTTGAATTAATATTTATTATAATAAAATTAATAATCTGTGTTTTTCTTTATTATGTAGCTATAAAGTTTATAAAAAAACTAACACCATTTTTAAAACCTAAAAAGGTAGAAGATAAAATAGTAGATCAATCTTTAAAAAGTTTCTTACGTTCAATTTTAAATGTTGGGATACATGCTTCTTTGATAACTTTATGTTTGCTTATTTTAGGAGTAAAAGAGAGTAGTCTATTAGCATTTTTTGGTACTTTAGGAATAGGTGTAGGACTGGCTTTAAAGGATAATCTATCAAATTTAGCAGCGGGAATAATAATTTTAATATTTAAAACATATAAAGTTGGGGATGAGGTAAATATAGATGATGAAACAGGATATATTTATGATATAGATATATTCTCAACTACAATTAGAACTCATAACAATGATTTAGTAATTATTCCAAATGGAATAGTTGTATCTAATAAAATAATAAACTATACTAAAACTCCAACTAGAAGATTAAAATTTATAGTTGGGATATCTTATAATGCAGATATAGATGAAGCTAGAAAAGTATTAGAGGAGTTATTAAGAAGTAATCCTTTAGTTTTAAGTGAACCAGAAGTATATTCACATGTGGATTCTTATGGAGATAGTTCTATAAATATAGCTTTAAAAGGTTGGGTTAATAATGATAATTATTGGACAGTTTACAAAGAAACGTTAAATGGAATAAAGAAAACTTTAGATAAAGTGAATATTGAAATTCCATTTCCTCAAATGGATGTCAATATAAAAAAGGATTAG
- a CDS encoding Mu transposase C-terminal domain-containing protein: MEKKIERLKIIDPFLKGEKTLREIEKETEVSYATLKRWIKSYKENGEAGLEIKQRADKSSFRKANDLIIEQIKDIYSQNKEKPLLEIYKKVKESIEEKMSFNTFYRVLSNLDSYLKNKTKFQINKNIKNGEVYLVQSFVSYHFVRYKKVKKLPLILLAFNAATLDFIDFHICFTNKIDNELLAFFRKFILKGASIFNVNKLPKEILLDSTFSIPKKVKEEIYEKTQIKLLEFEPNNEEINKFILLLKDDLNKTFSEETSYDEFKTFLENYSSYYNPKAKVILKDKDINSLNCFLSNLKRKVHPYGIQINNSFYNDIILNDYLGKTVDILYDPLNISSIFVNINGNYIKICNNRGGIK; the protein is encoded by the coding sequence ATGGAAAAGAAAATAGAAAGATTAAAAATAATAGATCCTTTTTTAAAAGGAGAAAAGACATTAAGAGAAATTGAAAAAGAAACAGAAGTATCATATGCTACACTAAAAAGATGGATAAAAAGTTATAAAGAAAATGGTGAAGCTGGATTAGAGATAAAGCAGAGAGCTGATAAATCATCTTTTAGAAAAGCAAATGATTTAATTATTGAACAGATCAAAGATATTTATTCTCAAAATAAAGAAAAACCCCTTTTAGAGATTTACAAAAAAGTAAAAGAAAGTATTGAAGAAAAAATGAGTTTTAATACTTTTTATAGAGTGTTGAGTAACTTAGACTCATATTTAAAAAATAAAACTAAATTTCAAATTAATAAAAATATAAAAAATGGAGAGGTTTATCTTGTCCAATCTTTTGTATCTTATCATTTTGTGAGATATAAAAAGGTAAAAAAATTACCATTAATTTTATTAGCTTTTAATGCTGCTACTTTAGATTTTATTGATTTTCATATTTGTTTTACAAATAAAATTGACAATGAACTTTTAGCTTTTTTTAGAAAATTTATATTAAAAGGTGCAAGTATTTTTAATGTAAATAAGCTTCCCAAGGAAATTCTTTTAGATTCTACTTTTTCTATTCCTAAAAAAGTAAAAGAGGAGATTTATGAAAAAACACAAATAAAATTATTAGAATTTGAGCCAAATAATGAAGAGATAAATAAATTTATTTTATTACTAAAAGATGATTTGAATAAGACATTTTCAGAAGAAACTTCCTATGATGAATTTAAAACCTTTTTAGAAAATTATTCATCTTACTATAATCCAAAAGCAAAAGTAATTCTTAAAGATAAGGATATAAATTCTTTAAACTGTTTTTTATCTAATTTGAAAAGAAAAGTTCATCCATATGGAATACAAATTAATAATTCTTTTTATAATGACATTATTTTGAATGATTATTTAGGAAAAACAGTTGATATTTTATACGATCCTTTAAATATTTCTTCAATATTTGTTAATATAAATGGTAATTATATAAAAATATGCAATAATAGAGGAGGAATAAAATGA